A window of the Sphaerobacter thermophilus DSM 20745 genome harbors these coding sequences:
- a CDS encoding NAD(P)/FAD-dependent oxidoreductase — protein sequence MSKAVIVGGGVIGLLSAYELARRGVSVTLLDQGDFGAACSTGNAGWITPSLSGPVPAPGLVGTSLRWMLSRDSPLYIRPSAVPRLAPWLFEFWRHCNPRDYEAGLHATAELGRHTFELFDKLSEHMDFEMHKAGMLFVCLKQESVKHIVDDVEAMRDYGYDSPTILSPKELREFEPGISGPLEAAVWVKEDRHIRPESLMRGAVAWLQANGVELRPGVEVTGFRRRGRQITAVETRVGSFEADQVLIAAGAWTGRVAAKAGVRIPMTAGKGYNVTVQNSKVSLQHPLYLVDVRVAVSPYKGALRIAGTMELSGLNTILDTPRVDALRRGANRYISGWDQGTAQTSWVGMRPMMPDGLLALGSVPQYDNLFVASGHAMMGISLGPSTAVTIAEYMTTGKSPVDLTPFNPVRFDQSFTGRLAGRLS from the coding sequence GTGAGCAAGGCAGTCATCGTTGGGGGTGGGGTGATCGGCCTGCTCAGCGCCTACGAGTTGGCGCGGCGCGGGGTTTCGGTCACCCTTCTGGACCAGGGTGACTTCGGAGCGGCGTGCTCGACCGGTAACGCGGGCTGGATCACGCCCTCGCTTTCTGGTCCGGTACCGGCGCCTGGCCTGGTCGGGACCTCACTCCGTTGGATGCTGAGCCGCGATAGCCCGCTGTATATCCGCCCCAGCGCTGTGCCGCGCCTGGCTCCCTGGCTGTTCGAGTTCTGGCGCCACTGCAACCCCCGCGACTACGAGGCGGGCCTGCACGCCACCGCCGAACTCGGCCGGCACACCTTCGAGCTCTTCGATAAGCTCTCGGAGCACATGGACTTCGAGATGCACAAGGCCGGCATGCTCTTCGTCTGCCTGAAGCAGGAGAGCGTCAAGCACATCGTGGACGATGTCGAGGCCATGCGCGACTACGGCTACGACTCGCCGACCATCCTCTCGCCCAAGGAGTTGCGCGAGTTCGAGCCCGGCATCTCCGGCCCGCTCGAGGCCGCCGTCTGGGTCAAGGAAGACCGGCACATCCGGCCGGAGTCGCTGATGCGCGGTGCCGTGGCCTGGCTCCAGGCGAACGGGGTGGAGCTGCGCCCCGGCGTTGAGGTGACCGGCTTCCGGCGGCGTGGGCGGCAGATCACCGCGGTCGAGACGCGCGTCGGCTCGTTTGAGGCGGATCAGGTCCTGATCGCGGCGGGCGCCTGGACCGGCCGGGTGGCGGCGAAGGCGGGGGTGCGCATCCCGATGACGGCCGGCAAGGGCTACAACGTGACGGTGCAGAACTCCAAGGTGAGTCTGCAGCACCCGCTCTACCTGGTCGATGTGCGAGTCGCGGTGAGTCCGTACAAAGGCGCGCTCCGCATCGCCGGGACGATGGAGCTGTCCGGCCTCAACACCATCCTCGACACGCCGCGCGTCGATGCGCTGCGGCGCGGCGCCAACCGCTACATCTCCGGCTGGGACCAGGGCACGGCGCAGACCTCGTGGGTCGGCATGCGCCCGATGATGCCGGACGGGTTGCTGGCGTTGGGGTCGGTGCCGCAGTACGACAACCTGTTCGTTGCCAGCGGCCACGCCATGATGGGCATCTCGCTCGGGCCGTCGACCGCGGTAACGATTGCGGAGTACATGACGACCGGCAAGTCGCCGGTGGACCTGACGCCGTTCAACCCGGTCCGGTTCGACCAGTCGTTCACCGGGCGGCTGGCCGGCCGCCTGTCGTAG
- a CDS encoding M55 family metallopeptidase, whose protein sequence is MRVLISADMEGTAGVAIWEQVTPPDLARRPAPAEYEWARTLMVNEVNAAIQGARAAGATEVIVNDSHDGMRNLRPGDLSPDAWLISGNRKPFGMMCGIDQGIDAVMFTGYHARAGTPNGVLAHTWTLWVRDVRFGDTPVGEYGLNAAVAGHFGVPVVMVAGDEMAVRQTQELLGDEVVGVIVKYGVGTTSARHMHPSRACQAIAEGAAEGLRRKDRIRPYTPNYPLPVTITLDNAEAVDLALLVPGTERVGDTSLQYIAEDGVDLIRRWQLIIAAASGAAR, encoded by the coding sequence ATGCGAGTTCTGATCTCGGCCGATATGGAGGGGACCGCCGGAGTGGCGATCTGGGAACAAGTCACGCCGCCCGACCTGGCGCGCCGTCCGGCGCCGGCCGAGTACGAGTGGGCGCGCACGCTCATGGTCAACGAGGTGAACGCCGCGATTCAGGGTGCCCGCGCCGCCGGGGCAACCGAGGTGATCGTCAACGACTCCCACGACGGCATGCGCAACCTGCGGCCCGGCGACCTCAGCCCCGACGCCTGGCTCATCTCCGGCAACCGCAAGCCGTTCGGCATGATGTGCGGCATCGACCAGGGGATCGACGCGGTGATGTTCACCGGCTACCACGCACGCGCCGGGACCCCGAACGGCGTCCTGGCCCATACCTGGACACTCTGGGTGCGCGACGTGCGCTTCGGCGACACCCCGGTCGGAGAGTACGGGTTGAACGCCGCGGTGGCCGGGCACTTCGGTGTGCCGGTCGTCATGGTCGCGGGCGACGAGATGGCGGTCCGGCAGACTCAGGAACTCCTGGGCGACGAGGTGGTCGGCGTGATCGTCAAGTACGGCGTTGGGACCACGTCGGCCCGGCACATGCACCCATCCCGCGCCTGTCAGGCCATCGCCGAGGGCGCAGCCGAGGGACTGCGCCGCAAGGACCGCATCCGCCCCTACACGCCGAACTATCCGCTGCCGGTGACGATCACGCTTGACAACGCCGAGGCGGTCGACCTGGCGCTGCTTGTCCCCGGCACCGAACGCGTGGGCGACACCTCGCTCCAGTACATCGCCGAAGACGGCGTGGACTTGATCCGGCGCTGGCAACTCATCATCGCTGCCGCCTCCGGCGCCGCGCGCTAG
- a CDS encoding antibiotic biosynthesis monooxygenase family protein — protein sequence MYARMMQALIKPDMLDTAAAISRDGVLPAAHQQPGFKGLIVLTDPATAKMVTITLWTTEAMMRAGEASDYLEQQLARMASALAAPPTQEALAVRALEAAHPNAMQARLLSYQVNPLLLDDFVGTFRDEVLPAARRERGFGTGLLLINPTAARAISLTLWDSEADLEGGQISGDLRARLSHLSRLLINPPVRETFHVDVLEILP from the coding sequence ATGTACGCCCGCATGATGCAGGCACTGATCAAGCCGGATATGCTCGACACCGCCGCCGCGATCAGCCGGGACGGCGTGCTCCCCGCGGCGCACCAGCAGCCGGGCTTCAAGGGCCTGATCGTGCTGACCGACCCCGCGACAGCCAAGATGGTCACCATCACCCTCTGGACCACGGAAGCGATGATGCGCGCGGGCGAGGCGAGCGACTACCTGGAACAGCAGCTCGCCCGCATGGCATCGGCGCTGGCCGCGCCGCCGACGCAAGAGGCGCTCGCAGTCCGCGCCCTGGAGGCCGCGCATCCCAACGCGATGCAGGCGCGCCTGCTCTCGTACCAGGTCAACCCGCTGCTCCTCGACGACTTCGTGGGGACCTTCCGCGACGAAGTTCTTCCCGCCGCGCGCCGCGAGCGCGGCTTCGGCACCGGCCTGCTGCTGATCAACCCCACCGCTGCCCGCGCCATCTCCCTCACACTCTGGGACAGCGAGGCCGACCTCGAGGGTGGCCAGATCAGCGGCGACCTCCGTGCCCGCCTCTCGCACCTCTCCCGCCTCCTCATCAACCCCCCGGTGCGCGAGACCTTCCACGTGGATGTACTTGAGATCCTGCCGTGA
- a CDS encoding MBL fold metallo-hydrolase — translation MSDATVQQLGPGLWVIDHHFLGVPGVIASYLLAGDDGLTLIETGATSTLETLLAGIRAAGFTPDQITQIAVTHIHLDHAGASGVLLRQIPHAQLLVHPNGAQHMIDPSRLLASAARLYGDDMDRLWGEVIPVPADRVRVLQDGETFRAGGRELTALDTPGHANHHFAYYDAANGDVFTGDVGGVRLDRAPYVRPPTVPPEFDPAAWRASIARLRALRPRRLLPTHFGAYDDPDWHLDDLLYRLGEWVGWAEARLTDGADQEAALAELRERGDAEIMALDGGADLLKPYEIATAYAVSLAGLARYVRKRREAQAQSQA, via the coding sequence ATGTCCGACGCGACGGTACAGCAGCTTGGCCCCGGGCTCTGGGTCATCGACCACCACTTCCTCGGCGTCCCGGGAGTCATTGCTTCCTACCTGCTGGCCGGTGACGACGGCCTGACGCTGATCGAGACGGGCGCGACGAGCACCCTCGAGACGCTGCTGGCCGGTATCCGAGCCGCCGGCTTCACCCCGGACCAGATCACCCAGATCGCCGTCACACACATCCACCTGGACCACGCCGGAGCATCCGGCGTGCTGCTGCGGCAGATCCCGCACGCGCAACTCCTGGTGCACCCCAACGGGGCACAGCACATGATCGACCCCTCGCGGCTGCTCGCCAGCGCCGCCCGCCTCTACGGCGACGACATGGACCGCCTCTGGGGCGAGGTGATCCCGGTCCCGGCCGACCGCGTGCGGGTGCTGCAGGACGGCGAGACGTTCCGCGCCGGTGGGCGGGAGCTGACGGCGCTCGACACGCCCGGCCACGCCAACCACCACTTCGCCTACTACGACGCAGCCAATGGCGACGTCTTCACCGGCGACGTCGGCGGTGTCCGGCTCGACCGCGCGCCCTACGTCCGGCCCCCAACGGTGCCGCCGGAGTTCGACCCCGCCGCCTGGCGCGCCAGCATCGCCCGGCTGCGAGCCCTGCGCCCGCGCCGCCTGCTGCCAACCCACTTCGGGGCCTACGACGATCCCGACTGGCACCTCGACGATCTGCTCTACCGGCTCGGCGAGTGGGTCGGCTGGGCCGAGGCGCGCCTGACGGACGGCGCGGACCAGGAGGCCGCCCTGGCTGAACTGCGCGAGCGCGGCGACGCCGAGATCATGGCACTCGACGGCGGGGCCGACCTGCTGAAGCCGTACGAAATCGCCACCGCCTACGCTGTCTCGCTCGCCGGCCTTGCCCGCTACGTCCGAAAGCGCCGCGAAGCGCAGGCGCAGTCCCAGGCGTAG
- the solA gene encoding N-methyl-L-tryptophan oxidase: MAAQRYDSIVVGLGGMGSAALYHLARRGDRVLGLEQFDIPHAMGSSHGVTRIIRLAYFEHPSYVPLLRRAYELWRELETRAGEPLLIITGSIDAGPEDGTVVPGALRSCAEHDLPHEVLSAAELHRRFPGYCLPDDIQAVFQPEGGFLRSEQCIVAHVMAAAAHGAEVHGREPVTAWEALPGGAVRVRTARGTYEAERLVLTAGAWASRLVKELQGLAVPERQVLIWMQPRRPELFTPERFPVFNMEVPEGHFYGFPVYGIPGFKFGLYHHLGEVVDPNTMDREAFTPRDEEVLRSAAERYFPDAAGPTTALKACMFTNSPDEHFIIDHHPDYPQVTVAAGFSGHGYKFCSVVGEILADLSREGTTRHDIGLFRLDRFANAERPAPSA; the protein is encoded by the coding sequence ATGGCAGCGCAGCGGTACGACTCGATCGTCGTGGGGCTGGGCGGCATGGGCAGTGCCGCGCTCTATCACCTCGCCCGGCGCGGTGACCGGGTGCTGGGGTTGGAGCAGTTCGACATTCCCCACGCGATGGGCTCCTCCCACGGGGTCACCCGCATCATTCGCCTCGCCTACTTCGAGCACCCGTCCTACGTGCCACTCCTCCGGCGCGCCTATGAGCTGTGGCGTGAGCTGGAAACCCGCGCCGGGGAACCGCTGCTCATCATTACCGGCTCGATCGACGCCGGTCCCGAGGACGGCACGGTCGTGCCGGGGGCGCTCCGCTCCTGTGCCGAGCACGACCTGCCGCACGAGGTCCTCTCCGCTGCCGAACTCCACCGGCGCTTCCCCGGTTATTGCCTCCCGGACGACATCCAGGCCGTGTTCCAGCCGGAGGGCGGCTTCCTTCGCTCCGAGCAGTGCATCGTGGCGCACGTGATGGCCGCGGCGGCGCACGGCGCCGAGGTGCATGGCCGGGAACCGGTAACGGCGTGGGAGGCTCTGCCGGGCGGCGCGGTGCGGGTCCGCACCGCGCGCGGAACGTACGAGGCCGAACGGCTGGTGCTCACGGCCGGTGCCTGGGCCAGCCGGCTCGTCAAGGAGCTGCAGGGGCTGGCCGTGCCCGAGCGGCAGGTTCTGATCTGGATGCAGCCGCGCCGGCCGGAACTCTTCACCCCGGAGCGCTTCCCGGTCTTCAACATGGAGGTTCCGGAGGGGCACTTCTACGGCTTCCCCGTCTACGGCATCCCGGGGTTCAAATTCGGCCTCTATCACCACCTCGGAGAGGTGGTCGATCCCAACACCATGGACCGCGAGGCATTCACCCCGCGTGACGAGGAAGTGCTGCGCAGCGCCGCGGAGCGCTACTTCCCCGACGCCGCCGGGCCGACCACGGCCCTCAAGGCCTGCATGTTCACCAACAGCCCGGACGAGCACTTCATCATCGATCACCACCCCGACTACCCGCAGGTCACCGTCGCGGCCGGCTTCTCCGGCCACGGGTACAAGTTCTGCAGCGTTGTTGGGGAGATCCTGGCCGACCTGTCGCGCGAGGGGACGACGCGCCACGACATCGGCCTGTTCCGGCTCGACCGCTTCGCCAACGCCGAACGACCAGCCCCGTCGGCCTAG
- a CDS encoding GAF domain-containing protein: protein MSKDSVLRSGFIPSLVRRLRGGSTPARSAADDARVTTFLAALQEVSAKMKADLPLPDLMAALAEQSVVALEADLALVRLTNLDGEGLVVSGVHGVAPHRVAGLLGSFSVVTEPFRALWPGSLAAFDLRGGKPPLMTSAEFNEMAELRIIHLLVLPLHHRGRLVGRLDLGRVEDVPFSVDDRAAGTVLAGLIASAVAGSPAGEDRERLAVLEASYEFQQSIQYLSTAAETLQSMVESIRGITGCDRCYGLLWQEPKREFTPVAVSGLESHLMDALKAALFSAARLPSLTEALAGPDPVVIEDAQRSPVLPAETSRALGIRSAILVPLRGREDRVLGALMLDYTRPDHRVTEQELIIVRNTAEQASVVLENALLYEDVKRTSESLALLNEIGLDLATLSDLDGLFRQLHHHVSSVIDAQRFCLGLLLPDGASLEYRYAVDQQLAPETVTVPLGHDPLSWVVKEQRRVVVNARHPKDRTVWFPPLPDVSTGQSMIAVPLRVGQRAIGVLSAQSDARGAYTHHDVNLLVTVGMQTAVAIENARLYMMVQQRGELRGYLLDQMLSRQEQERKMLVDDIHNDTLQGLASCLYRIDLTSRRVTEMPPEETREELLGVRENLAENIDRLRRLIFQIRPSTLDILGLGPAIQEYFSQIEQETGIRATLDIEMADRLESEQETIVYRMVQEALEHVRQRPGVSRVVVRIREREGKVVITIADDGQAMEPTDLAEPVLIGAAVGNQQPSDARVNLLTLQERAALAGGQVRLASRNGGGSTIQIVLPQRSSA from the coding sequence ATGAGTAAGGATAGCGTGCTGCGTTCCGGTTTCATCCCCAGCCTGGTACGACGGCTTCGCGGTGGCTCCACACCCGCGCGGTCGGCTGCTGACGACGCGCGGGTGACAACCTTCCTCGCGGCGCTGCAAGAGGTGTCGGCCAAGATGAAGGCCGACCTGCCACTGCCGGACCTGATGGCCGCGCTGGCCGAGCAGTCGGTGGTGGCACTGGAGGCCGATCTGGCGCTGGTGCGGTTGACCAACCTGGACGGGGAGGGGCTGGTCGTCTCCGGGGTCCACGGGGTCGCGCCCCACCGGGTGGCCGGGCTGCTGGGGTCGTTCTCGGTGGTTACCGAGCCCTTTCGCGCGCTCTGGCCTGGCTCGCTGGCCGCATTCGATCTCCGCGGTGGCAAGCCGCCGCTGATGACGTCGGCGGAGTTCAACGAGATGGCGGAGCTGCGCATCATCCACCTGCTGGTGCTGCCGCTCCACCACCGGGGCCGGCTGGTAGGCCGGCTCGACCTCGGGCGCGTCGAGGACGTACCGTTCAGCGTCGATGACCGCGCGGCCGGGACCGTGCTCGCGGGCCTGATCGCCAGCGCCGTTGCCGGCTCCCCGGCCGGGGAGGACCGCGAGCGGCTCGCCGTGCTGGAGGCCAGCTACGAGTTCCAGCAGTCCATCCAGTACCTCTCCACCGCGGCCGAGACGCTGCAGAGCATGGTGGAGTCGATCCGGGGGATCACCGGGTGCGACCGGTGCTACGGCCTGCTCTGGCAGGAGCCCAAGCGGGAGTTCACCCCGGTTGCGGTCAGCGGGCTGGAGTCGCATCTGATGGACGCGCTCAAGGCGGCGCTGTTCTCTGCAGCACGCCTCCCCAGCCTGACCGAGGCACTGGCAGGTCCGGACCCGGTGGTGATCGAGGATGCGCAGCGGAGCCCGGTGCTCCCGGCGGAGACGAGCCGGGCGCTCGGCATCCGCTCGGCGATTCTGGTGCCGCTGCGTGGGCGCGAAGACCGCGTGCTCGGCGCACTCATGCTCGACTACACCCGGCCCGACCACCGCGTGACCGAGCAGGAGCTGATCATCGTCCGCAACACCGCCGAGCAGGCGTCCGTGGTGCTGGAGAACGCGCTGCTCTACGAGGATGTCAAGCGGACCTCGGAGAGCCTGGCGCTGTTGAACGAGATCGGGCTCGATCTGGCCACACTCAGCGACCTCGACGGGCTGTTCCGCCAGCTCCACCACCACGTCAGCTCGGTCATCGACGCCCAGCGGTTCTGCCTCGGCTTGTTGCTGCCCGACGGTGCCTCGCTGGAGTACCGCTATGCGGTGGACCAGCAACTGGCGCCGGAGACGGTGACCGTGCCGCTCGGCCACGACCCGCTGAGCTGGGTCGTCAAGGAGCAGCGGCGGGTGGTGGTGAACGCTCGCCACCCGAAGGATCGGACCGTCTGGTTCCCGCCGCTGCCGGATGTGTCCACCGGCCAGTCGATGATCGCCGTGCCGCTCCGGGTGGGACAGCGAGCGATCGGCGTCCTCTCGGCCCAGAGCGACGCGCGGGGTGCCTATACGCACCACGATGTGAACCTGTTGGTGACGGTTGGGATGCAGACGGCGGTGGCCATCGAGAACGCGCGGCTCTATATGATGGTCCAGCAGCGTGGGGAGCTGCGCGGCTACCTGCTTGACCAAATGCTGAGTCGCCAGGAGCAGGAGCGCAAGATGCTCGTCGACGACATCCACAACGACACGCTCCAGGGCCTGGCGAGCTGTCTCTACCGCATCGATCTCACCAGTCGGCGCGTGACGGAGATGCCACCCGAGGAGACGCGCGAGGAGCTGCTGGGCGTGCGGGAGAACCTGGCGGAGAACATCGACCGGCTGCGCCGGCTGATCTTCCAGATTCGCCCGTCGACGCTTGACATCTTGGGGCTTGGTCCCGCCATCCAGGAGTACTTCTCGCAGATCGAGCAGGAGACCGGGATCCGCGCCACCCTGGACATCGAGATGGCCGACCGGCTGGAGAGCGAGCAGGAGACGATTGTCTACCGGATGGTCCAGGAGGCGCTGGAGCATGTGCGGCAGCGTCCCGGCGTGAGCCGGGTGGTGGTGCGCATCCGGGAGCGCGAGGGCAAGGTGGTCATCACCATCGCCGACGACGGGCAGGCGATGGAGCCGACGGACCTGGCCGAGCCGGTGCTGATCGGCGCGGCGGTCGGCAATCAGCAGCCGTCGGATGCGCGGGTGAACCTGCTCACGCTGCAGGAGCGCGCGGCGCTGGCTGGGGGGCAGGTCCGGCTCGCCAGCCGCAACGGTGGGGGCTCGACGATCCAGATCGTTCTACCGCAACGGAGTAGTGCGTGA
- a CDS encoding oxygenase MpaB family protein gives MTAHTASVSLDDAARVVRRVNAERVLLLGWGRAILMQLAHPLVAAGVDDHSRFHRERYGGLHRLRRTLDAMLALTFETPDAPRAARRINATHDRVQGTLREGTPAFPAGTPYSAHDPELLRWVHATLLDSFLLTYRRFVAPLTPEEEDIYCFGAHVMESVLGAPEGYFPRSRAEVDAYLQEMLASGTIYVTDTARRLSKQILWPDAPLPLRPGGMVTRLVTIGTLPPAIRDGYGLRWTERDERALRLLGWGTRHALPLVPAQLRLWTVARQARPVGASRPVTG, from the coding sequence ATGACCGCGCACACGGCCTCCGTCTCGCTCGACGATGCAGCCCGCGTCGTGCGGCGTGTCAACGCCGAGCGAGTGCTGCTGCTCGGCTGGGGACGCGCGATCCTGATGCAGCTAGCTCATCCGTTGGTCGCTGCCGGGGTCGACGACCACAGTCGCTTCCACCGCGAGCGCTACGGTGGCTTGCACCGGCTGCGGCGGACGCTCGATGCCATGCTGGCCCTGACCTTTGAGACCCCGGACGCGCCGCGCGCGGCGCGCCGCATCAACGCGACCCACGATCGAGTCCAGGGCACGCTCCGCGAGGGTACCCCGGCTTTCCCGGCGGGGACGCCCTACTCGGCGCACGATCCCGAACTGCTCCGCTGGGTCCACGCCACCCTGCTCGACTCGTTCCTCCTGACCTACCGGCGCTTCGTCGCGCCGCTGACCCCGGAGGAAGAGGACATCTACTGCTTCGGGGCGCATGTGATGGAGTCGGTGCTCGGGGCGCCGGAGGGCTACTTCCCCCGCAGCCGCGCCGAGGTCGACGCTTACCTGCAGGAGATGCTCGCTAGCGGCACGATCTACGTAACGGACACCGCGCGCCGCCTCAGCAAGCAGATCCTTTGGCCCGACGCGCCGCTCCCACTGCGCCCGGGTGGAATGGTGACCCGGCTGGTGACCATCGGGACGTTGCCACCCGCGATCCGTGATGGATACGGGTTGCGCTGGACGGAGCGGGACGAGCGGGCGCTGCGCCTCCTGGGCTGGGGAACCCGTCACGCCCTGCCACTGGTCCCGGCCCAGCTTCGCCTCTGGACCGTCGCCCGGCAGGCGCGGCCTGTGGGAGCTTCTCGCCCGGTTACCGGCTGA
- a CDS encoding GAF domain-containing sensor histidine kinase — MTLKQPVHPTSTTAQAPAVRATVAPLRPSAGAGLVYPFELQARLLEASTIPELFEQASTMLARVPGTIAAWIYQRDARGTLVLVRQWRASQAEVSPLSGDELGALVHQRWIAAHRLGHSAAEFARPFVPPGFSSCLVVPMLIGEELIGALAVERRDGDIFPYAPEDVVVLAAIAAITAQCMQTIVLRQRVADLDQAAETQEAVEQERRRIGRELHDGIVQDLAYLRLKLEMMARIIPQDPARAQDEALQITEQINRSIAALRETIGDLRRPRPPARGLTGQLRELASRMVATETSQPEVALALDELSGVRLAPEVERAVVGIVREALQNIRKHANAASVRVEVQRQADDLHVLVADDGVGMERGPEPSEGHFGLEQMRELAEDMGGSLEIVSSSGRGTRVQAVIPLRQWAERQEEGLSER; from the coding sequence GTGACTCTCAAGCAACCGGTTCATCCCACTAGCACCACTGCTCAGGCGCCGGCCGTGCGCGCCACCGTCGCACCGCTACGGCCGTCCGCCGGAGCCGGGCTGGTCTACCCGTTCGAGTTGCAGGCGCGGTTGCTCGAGGCTTCGACGATCCCCGAGCTGTTCGAGCAGGCATCCACGATGCTGGCGCGCGTCCCCGGCACCATCGCGGCCTGGATCTACCAGCGGGACGCGCGGGGCACACTCGTATTGGTGCGCCAGTGGCGGGCCAGCCAGGCCGAGGTGTCGCCGCTGTCGGGCGATGAGCTCGGGGCGCTCGTCCACCAGCGCTGGATCGCGGCCCATCGGCTGGGGCATTCGGCGGCCGAGTTCGCGCGGCCGTTCGTCCCGCCCGGCTTCAGTTCCTGCCTTGTCGTGCCGATGCTGATCGGCGAGGAGTTGATCGGGGCACTGGCGGTCGAGCGTCGGGACGGCGACATCTTCCCCTACGCCCCGGAGGATGTGGTAGTTCTCGCCGCGATCGCGGCAATTACGGCCCAGTGTATGCAGACCATCGTGCTCCGCCAGCGCGTGGCTGATCTGGACCAGGCGGCTGAGACCCAGGAGGCGGTCGAGCAGGAGCGCCGCCGGATCGGCCGCGAGCTGCACGATGGGATCGTTCAGGATCTCGCCTACCTCCGGCTCAAGCTGGAGATGATGGCGCGCATCATCCCCCAGGATCCGGCGCGGGCGCAGGACGAGGCGCTGCAGATCACCGAGCAGATCAACCGCTCGATTGCCGCGCTGCGCGAGACGATCGGCGACCTGCGCCGGCCGCGTCCGCCGGCCCGTGGCCTCACCGGCCAGCTCCGTGAACTGGCGTCGCGCATGGTGGCGACGGAGACGTCGCAGCCCGAAGTCGCGCTCGCTCTGGACGAGTTGAGCGGCGTGCGGCTGGCGCCGGAGGTCGAGCGCGCGGTGGTGGGGATCGTGCGTGAGGCGCTGCAGAACATCCGGAAGCATGCCAACGCGGCAAGCGTGCGCGTCGAGGTACAGCGGCAAGCGGACGACCTGCACGTGTTGGTGGCTGACGACGGTGTGGGCATGGAGCGCGGGCCGGAGCCGTCCGAGGGGCACTTCGGCTTAGAGCAGATGCGTGAGCTGGCGGAAGATATGGGCGGCTCCTTGGAGATTGTCTCGTCGTCCGGTCGGGGGACGCGAGTCCAAGCGGTCATCCCTCTGCGTCAGTGGGCAGAGCGCCAGGAGGAGGGTCTCAGTGAGCGGTGA
- a CDS encoding MBL fold metallo-hydrolase, with the protein MHDEWEQQSFGTVELTFLGTGTSNGIPIIGCSCPVCTSDDPRDRRSRTSAVVRFHGYHVLIDTATELRLQALAVGLRRVDAVLFTHAHADHVGGFDDLRRFNELAQRHLPVYAHVDTAATLRERFAYAFVDQFPFYGGKPDLTLHEFTGGFSLFGHRIQPIPVWHGRWLVHGFRFGPLVYVTDAKTIPPASLEIMRGADILVINALRHRPHPTHLSIDEALAVIEEVAPRRAYLVHMTHDVSHAATSALLPPHVELAYDGLTVRTGDE; encoded by the coding sequence ATGCACGACGAGTGGGAGCAGCAGTCCTTCGGAACCGTGGAGTTGACATTCCTCGGGACGGGAACCTCCAACGGCATCCCGATCATCGGCTGCTCCTGTCCGGTCTGCACGTCGGACGACCCCCGCGATCGGCGCAGCCGTACTTCCGCCGTCGTGCGCTTCCACGGCTATCACGTCCTGATCGACACGGCGACGGAGCTACGGCTGCAGGCCCTAGCCGTCGGGTTGCGGCGGGTCGATGCGGTCCTCTTCACCCACGCCCACGCCGACCACGTCGGCGGCTTCGACGACCTGCGCCGCTTCAATGAGCTCGCCCAGCGCCACCTGCCGGTCTACGCGCACGTCGACACCGCCGCCACCCTGCGCGAGCGCTTCGCCTATGCCTTCGTCGACCAGTTCCCGTTCTACGGGGGGAAGCCCGACCTGACGCTCCACGAGTTTACCGGAGGATTCTCCCTGTTCGGGCATCGTATCCAGCCGATTCCGGTCTGGCACGGCCGCTGGCTGGTACACGGCTTCCGCTTCGGCCCGCTCGTCTACGTCACCGACGCGAAGACCATCCCCCCGGCCTCGCTCGAGATAATGCGCGGCGCCGACATCCTGGTCATCAACGCGCTGCGCCATCGGCCACACCCGACCCATCTGAGCATCGACGAGGCACTGGCGGTCATCGAGGAGGTGGCGCCGCGCCGCGCCTACCTGGTCCACATGACGCACGACGTGTCGCACGCCGCCACCAGCGCGCTCCTCCCGCCGCACGTCGAGCTGGCGTACGACGGGCTGACCGTCCGAACCGGGGACGAATGA